The Caldisericia bacterium genomic sequence ATTATTGAAATAAGTTTTTTCTCATCAACCATAACCATATTTGAAAAAGGAACTGGCTTACCTTTTTCAATCAATGACTTTAAATTACTTAATAAACCTAATATGTTCATTTCACCCCTCTACTTTTTATAAATTTTTCAACAGATTCTGGAACAAATTTACTTATATCACCTTTATTTGAAATTAATTCTCTAACCAAACTTGATGATAAAAGAGTGTATTTTATATCGCTCATTATATAAATTGTCTCAATTTCAGGATAAAGAACTTTATTAAATGATGACATTTGAAACTCATAATCAAAATCAGAGGTTATTCTCAAACCTCTAATTACAATATTTAATTTATTTTCTTTTAAATAATCTATCAGAAGACCATTAAGCATTTGAACTTCAACATTATTAAAATCATTTACCATTTCTTTAACCATTAAAAATCTTTCCTCTTTTGAAAACATATAATTTTTATTTTTACTATCTGATACTAAAACAATTAATTTATCAAAAATTTTTGATGCTCTTTTTATTAAATCAAAGTGCCCTAGTGTTGGTGGATCAAAACTTCCAGGATAAACTGCAATTTTTAATTTTTCTTTATTCATTCTCTTTTCCTCTCTTAAAAACTAAAAAATCTAAAATTGTTTCACCAATTTTTAAACTTTTCACTATTTCAAAATTTGTTTTATAAATCTCCCTTTTAGAGTGTTCATAAATTATTATTGTTTCATCTTTAATAATATTACTACTTGAAATTATTTCAAGTGCTTTTTCTCCGAGTTTAAATTGATAAGGGGGGTCAAGAAAAATAAAATCAGCTTTTGGTAAATCAAAATCTCTGCTTTTTAAAAATCTTAATACATCTTTTTTAATTACCTTTGCTTTATCAAAAACTCCTAAATTTTTAAGGTTTTCAATTATTGTCTTAATTGACTTAAAACTAATATCAACAAAAACAACAAAACTTGCACCAGAGGATATAGCCTCAATTCCTACTGAGCCAGAACCAGCAAATAGGTCATAAAAATTTTTACCTTCAATTGAACCTCTCAAAGAATTAAAAAGAGATTCTCTTACAATATCAAGTGTCTCCCTAACTCTTTCATCATTGACTTCTTGAATTTTTCTTCCTTTTAGAAATCCTGATGTTATTCTCATGATATATCAAGAAGTTTAAAATCTTTGAATCTTAAAGAAAGTTCTTTTATAAGATATGGATAGTCAAGAATAGAGTTATTTTTAATAAAATATTCAGCATCTTCTCTTGCAACTTTTAATATTTCAAAATCATCTTCACTTAAAAGATTAACAATTTTAAAATCTGAAACTCCGTGTTGTCTTTCACCACCCAACTCTCCTGTCCCTCTAAATTTTAAATCCCACTCTGAAATTTCAAGTCCTGAATTTGTTTTTTCAAGAACTCTTACCCTTCTTAAAGAATCCTTATCATAATTTGAAAGTATTAAAAGACAATAAGATTCTTTATCTCCTCTTCCAACCCTCCCTCTTAATTGATGCAAAGTTAAAAGACCAAATCTTTGTGCATCTTCAACAAGAATAACATTTGCTTCAGGCACATCTATCCCAACTTCTATAACACTTGTTGATATTAAAATTTGTGTGTCTCCTTCTCTGAAATTTTTAATTTTTTCTTCTTTTTCATCACCTTTCATTCTTCCATGTAAAATATCTATTTTAACTCCTTTAAAAATTTCTTTAAAATCTTCATATTTTTCCTTAACTGATGCAATTTCCATCTTTTCACTCTCTTCAATTAGAGGGCAAACAACATAAATTTTTTCACCATCCCTTAATCTCTCTCTTACAAATTCATATGCTTTTTCTTTTTCTTCTCTTGGAAAAACAATTGTTTTAACAGGTCTTCTACCTGGTGGAAGTTCATCTATTGTTGAAATATCAAGATCACCATAAATTGATAATGCAAGTGTTCTTGGAATAGGGGTTGCAGATAAAACAAGAGTGTGTGGATAATTTCCCTTTTTAACAAGAGCTCCTCTTTGTAATACTCCAAATCTATGCTGTTCATCAACTATAACAAGAGATAAATTTTTAAATTCTGTGTCTTCTTCAATTAAAGCATGTGTTCCAATTATTATATCAATTTCTCCCTCTTTGAGGCGGCTCTTTATTTCATTTTTATTTTTTGTACTACCTGTCAAAATTTCAACTTTTATACCAAAAGGTGAAAGAAATTTTTTAACATTGTTATAAGTTTGAATTGCAAGAATTTCTGTTGGAGACATCATTGTTCCTTGAGTTTTATTTAAAGTTGATAGATAAAGAGCATATGCTGCAACAACTGTTTTTCCACTACCAACTTCTCCATGTAATAAGCGATTCATAATTTTTCCACTTTTTAAATCTTCCTCAATCTCATTCATAACTTTAAGTTGACCATTTGTTAGTGTAAATGGAAGAGTTTTAATAAATCTTTCTCTATATTCATCTTTAATATCATATTTTAACCCCATTTTCTCTTTAATTTTCATTTTTCTTATTTGAAGAAATAGTTGAAATAGAAAGAGCTCTTCATATTTTAATCTAAATTCACTTTTTTTTAAATTTTCTTTTGACTCAGGAAAATGTATATTTTTTAATGCAAAATTAAGTGGCACAAGATCTCTTTTTTTTATTATCTCTCTTGGTAGTGGATCAAAGATAAATTTCTCAGTTAATTTTAATGCTTCATTTATATGATTTGATATTATTTTTGAAGTTATACCTTTTGTTTGTGAGTAGATAGGAACAATTTTTTCTTTTAATTCATCTTTAAAACTTTCTATCTCTTCAAAATCTGGATTTTCCATTTGCCATTCGCCAAAATTATATGATACTTCACCCATAATTAAAAATCTTTTACCTTTTCTAAAGAACTTTTCAAGATATGGTTGATTAAACCAGATACCAAATAAACTTGAAGTTCCATCAAAAAATTTAACTTTTAAAATTGATAGGTTATGTCTTATGTTTTTCTTTTCAACAGATAAAACCTCTCCCTGAATCTGTGCATATTCTCCATTTTTAACATTTATAATTTTAGTTAATTTACCAAAATCAATATATTTTCTAGGAAAATAATAAATTAGGTCATATGAATTTTTAACTCCAATTTTTAATAAAATCTCTTTTCTTTTTTCTCCAATACCAGGAATTTTTTCAAGATCAAATTCTCTCCTTTTGAATAATCCATCCAAAATCTCATTAAATATCTCCCAAAAAATCTTTTTTCTTTTCTCAATATTTTCTTCTTCATACTCTTTTATTAATTTTTTTAATTTTTTTATATCTATTCCATATAATTCTAAATTAGATAAATTATTATTTAAAAAAGTTGTTAACCCACCAATTACAGATTTATTGTCAAATTTTCTTTTTCTCTCTAAGATTAAAATATCAATTAATCTCTCAATCATCTTATCTTTTTCCTCATATAAAAATTACCTGGAAAACTTTGGATAAGCCCTTTACTTTCAAGAGAAACAAGTATAGGTAAATCTTTTGGTGAGTTAGTTATATCATCAATATATGTTATTGTATAAGGAACTAATTCTAAAATTCTCTTCTCATCCTCATCTAAAATAGGAAGTTCTCTCTCAAAATGTTTAATATTTAAAAATTCAAGAATGTCTGAATATTTACATAATATATTTGCACCTTCTTTTATTATTTTATGACATCCTTCAGATTTTTCACTGTTGATTTGACCTGGAACAGCAAAAACTTCTCTTCCAAAATCAATAGCAAAATCAACTGTTATTAATGCACCGCTTTTTAATGGTGATTCAACAAGAACAAGAACCTTAGATAATCCTGAAATAATTCTATTTCTTTCTGGAAAATGAAAATCTTTTGGTTTTTCATCTGGAAAATATTCTGAAATTAATGCTCCATTCTCTTCTATCTTTTTAGCAAGTGTTAAATTTTTTGATGGATAAATATTGTTTAAACCACCACCTAAAATTGCATAAGTTTCTCCGCCCCCTTTAATTGCTCCTATATGAGCATAAGTATCTATTCCATAAGCAAGACCACTTATTATAACAATTCCATATTTTACAAGAAATGATGAGAGATCTTCGCTTACATACTTTCCATATTCACTGCATCTTCTTGTACCGACAATACTTACTCCTAAAAAATCTTTTTTTAATTTTCCTTTATAAAATAGAGCAATTGGTGGATCAAAAATCTCTTTTAAAATTTCAGGATAATTCTCATCAAGAAATGTTATAAAATTAATTCCATTGTTTTTATATATTTCTAACTCTTTTCTCTCTTCATCAAAATTTAAATGAGAAATTTCTCTATGAATTAAATCATTTTTAATTAATTCCCATTTTTTCTTTCTTGAAATAGGAATTTTTAAAATTTTTAAAATAACCTCTTTATCACCATAAAGGTTTATTAAATCTAAAAGGTTCTTCATAAAAAATTTTTCTCTCTGCTTCAAGAAGATTCTCTTCTTTATTTAAAAAAGAAGCGTAATTTAAAATAGGTTTTCCATTTTTTTTGAATATTAAAAAATAATCTTTTAATTTTTCTTTATAATCTAATTCTCTATATGGATGATGTTCCATAATAAATATTTTAATATTTGTTTCATTAAGGATCTTTTCAGTATTATAAATTGCTTTATCAAGAACTTCTAAAACTGGGCCATCAAAAATTAAAATATCAGGAAATTCTTTTATTACAAAATATTCTGAATTTTCACTTGAAAATCCAGAAATATCTGAGGTATATAAAAATTTCTCTCCATCATCAATTAAAATTGATATAACACCACCCATATTTTCATCTAATCCATGCGGAAATATTTCTGAAAATTTAATTTTTGTTTTATTAAAAATTATTTCACCATTAGCAATTCTATAATATTTTGAATTTTTTTCTAATATATCTAAAAGTTTTTTTGCTCTTTCTTTTTGATTATCACTTATAAAATTTACTGGATCTTTAATAAAAACAATTTTATCTTTATAATAATCTTCATAAAAAGAAAAGTGATCTAAATGATAATGAGTTATTATTATTAAATCAGATATATCTATTTTTTCTTTTATAATTTTTTTAATATTATCTCCTACTCTAAACTCATAAGGAGTTGGTGGGTAAGAATTTTTTAATTTTGGAATAGAAAAACCTGGGTCAATTAAAATTTTTAAATCAAGAGTTTCAACAAAAATAGATGTACTTCTTACACCAAGAGTTTCGCCTGCTAATGGATATATTTTCATCTATATTTTCTTCCCAAAAAGCTCTCTTATGTTTACTTTATCTATTTTTGTTTTTATAATTTTTCCAAAATCTTCCTCTTTTATCCCATCAACTATAACAACTCTTCCCCCCTTTTCTTTTCCAATTCCCTTGCCATCTTTTATATTTTCTATTAAAACTTCAACCTCTTTTCCAATAAATTCTTTATATTTTTTAAGAGTAATTTCGTCTTGAATTTTTATAAGATAATTTAACCTTCTCAATTTTTCACTTTCTGGAATTTCACATTCAAGTTTTTCAGAATATGTTTTTGGTCTCTTTGAATAACTAAACATGAATGCTCTATCAAACTCAATTTTTTTAACAGCATCAATTGTTTGTAAAAAATCTTCTTCATCCTCTCCAGGAAACCCAACAAGCAAATCTGTGGTAATTGATGCATCTTTAAAGACATCTCTTATTTTTTCTATAATTCTTAAATATTCTTCAATTGTATATCCTCTTCTCATGAGTTTTAAAACTTTATTTGAACCACTTTGTAGAGGTAGGTGAAAAAGTTGAAGTAAATTTTTAATATCTTTTAATTCATCAATCCACTCTAATTTAAAATTTTTTGGGTGAGAAGTTAAAAAACTGATTCTTTCAAAGGGAATCTTTGAAACTTCTTTTAAAATTTTTAAAAATCCATCTTCTAAACCAAGATCTTTTCCATAATCATTTACATTTTGACCAATTAAAACTATTTCTCTTGCACCTTCTTTATAAATTTCTTCTGCTTCTCTTAAAATTAAATCAAAGGGTTTGCTTTTCTCAAAACCTCTTGCAAAAGGAACAATACAGTATGAACAAAAGTGATTGCAACCAAAAATTATAGGAAGATATCTTGAAATAAGAGGCACTCCTTTTTTAATAACTTCTCCTTCAATTTCTTTTGCTAATGTGAAAAGTTCTTCTTCTTTATCATAAAGACCTACAATATATGGTTTAAATTTCTTTTCTATTTCATCTTTATTAATTTCACCAAGACAACCTATAACAATAAGTTTTGCTTCTTTTTTCTTAATTTTATTAACTTTTCCAATATATGAATAGATTTTATGTTTTACCTTTTCCCTAACTGCACATGTATTAACAATAATATAATCAGCATTTTTAACATCACTCTCTAATCCTTTTGATGACAAAAGGGAAGATAAATAGAGTGATGTATACTCATTCATCTGACAACCAAAAGTTTTTATGTGAAATTTTATCACTCTTCTCTTTTAAGATATTTGTCTATAAGGGCTTTTGCATCCTCTTTTGTTTTTATTTTTTCAAGAATTTGATGAGCCTTAAGATACATTAAAAGATCTCCAACAAAAGGAGATGGAGTTAGTCCATACTCTTTTACAATCTCATTACCAGAAATTACAAGAGATTTAAATCTATTTTTTACAAACAGACCAACAAAATCAAGAACCTCTTTTCTTGGGAATTTCTTCGAGCCCTTATAATAAAAAGTCAAAAGCATATACGCTTCAATTGTTTCTTTTTTGTATGTCCTGAAGAATGTTCCAATAAAATCAACTGATAAAATATCTTGTCCTTCATCAAAACTATTTTTCAGATATTTAAAAGCAAAAATTACATTTTGAACTTTTGTGCAAGTTCTTAAAGAAGCATTGAATTTTTTTCTAACAAAAAGAGCGGGGGTTTCTTCTCCAAAACAAAGAAGAGCTAGTTTAAATGTTTGAATATGAAAAACTTCTTTTCCAACAGGTTCATTCCAGAAATTTACATAAACTTCTCTTACTTCTTCTTGCTTGAAATATTTATCAGGATTTTTAATTGAATCATCAAGATTTGTTAAAGCCATATCAACAAATTCAAAATTTATATTTGGAAATATCTCTTTCAGAACACCACTTTCATTAAGATCATAAAGAATTTGATTATCCATCATTAAAATTCTAAAGAACTCTTCTCTCATTCTTTCAGGAGAAACTTTATCTAATAGAGATTTATTTAACTGAAGGTTTTTTAATGTATCTTTTTCAATTTCAAAACCTAAAGTATGTTTAAATCTAAACGCTCTTAAAACTCTTATTGGATCTTCTTCAAAAATTCCCTGATGTGTCTGTCTTATTATTTTACTTTCAAGATCTTTTAAACCATTAAAGTAGTCTATAAAGAAATCTTCTTCATCTTTAAATATTTTTGTAAGGTTTACTGCCATTGAGTTTATTGTAAAATCTCTTCTCTCTAACTCCTCTTTAAAATTTTCCTCATTTATAAAAGAAACATCTATCCTTCTCCCTTCCCTCATTATCATAACTCTTGCATATATTTCTCTTTTTCTCAAATAAAACACACTTGCATTTAAAAAATGTGCAAGAGCCTTTACTGTACTTGTTGGAGCATCTACAATTATATCTATATCACTGCTCTCTTTACCGAGCAGTAAATCTCTAATGTAGCCTCCAACAAGATAAACAGTTGTATTGTTTAAAGAAAAAAATAAATTTACGGATCTAAGAAGTTCATCCTCTTTGATCCTTTTTTTAAGTTCCTGAAGTTTTTTCTCCATGTGTTACCCCCTCTTTTCTAAGGTTTAAGTTATATCTTTTTATCATTAAAGTTTTACCATTTTTTTCATTAATTTCAAGTAATACAGAATTTAATCTAAGGTCATCTTTTGCAACCTCAAATCTTGTTGGAAGTTTAGTTATAAAATGTTGAATTGCTAATTCTTTCTTTATTCCAATAACAGAATCAAAACTTCCAGTCATACCAACATCTGTTATGTAAGAGGTTCCAGTAGGTAATATCTCTTCATCGGAGGTTTGAACATGTGTATGTGTACCAATTAGTGTAGAAATTTTACCAGAAAGAAAATGAAGCATTGCTCTTTTTTCACTTGTAGCCTCTGCATGAAAATCTACTATTTTAATTATTATATCACTATATTTTTTTAATTCATCATCAATTTTTCTAAAAGGACAATCAATAGGCTCCATAAATGTTCTTCCTTGAATGTTTATTATTAAAACTTTATTTCCATTAACATCTAAAATTGTACTTCCTTTTCCTGGTGTGCCATCTGGATAATTAAGAGGTCTTAAAATAAGATTAGGATATTTTTCAAAAACCTTTTTATATTCTTTATTATCCCATATATGATTTCCACTTGTTGCAACATTTACTCCAAAACTCAAAATCTCTTCAAACTTTTCTAAAGTTATACCAAAACCACCTGAAAGATTTTCAACATTTGCAATAGTTAAATCTATTTTTTCTTCTATTATAATTTTTTGGAGGGTCTCTCTTAAGACCCTCCTTCCTGATTCACCAACTATATCACCTATAAAAAGTATTCTCATTTTGCATATCCGAGTGCTTTACTTTCTCTTACAACTAAAACTTTAATCTGTCCTGGATAAACAACTTCATTTTCAATTTTTTTTGCAATATCATATGCAAGTTTTGGCAAAAGAGAATCATCAATAGAATCTGGTTTTACAAAAACTCTAACTTCTCTTCCTGCTTGAAGTGCATATGCTTTTTCAACTCCTTCAAATGAAGTTGCTATTCTTTCTAATTCTTCAATTCTTTTTATGTATTGTTCAATTGATTCATTTCTTACACCTGGACGAGATGCTGAAATTGCATCTGCTGCCTGAATTATAAAATCAAGTGGCTTTTCAAGTGGAACATCATAGTGATGTGCTTGAATTGCATGAATTATCTCTTCATCTTCACCATACTTTCTTAAAAGTTCTGCTCCAATTTGAGCATGAGGTCCTTCAACCTCTTTATCAAGCGCTTTACCTATATCATGTAAAAGACCTGCTCTTTTTGCTTTTTGAATATCCATCTGAAGTTCACCAGCTATAATCCCTGCAAGATAAGCAACTTCAAGAGAGTGTTTTAAAACATTTTGACCAAAACTTGTTCTAAATTTTAATTTTCCTATAAGTTTTACAAGATCTTTATTCATATCAACTATGTTTAATTCTAAAAGTGCTTTTTCTCCCTCTTCCATAATTTTCTCTTCCATCTCTTGTCTTGCTTTCTCATACAACTCTTCAATTCTTGAAGGGTGAATTCTTCCATCAAGTATTAATTTTTCTAAGGTTAACCTTGCTATTTCTCTTCTAATTGGGTCAAAAGAAGATATTACAACCGCCTCTGGTGTATCATCAATAATAAGTTCTGTTTCAGTTAATGACTCAAATGTCCTTATATTTCTTCCTTCTCTTCCTATAATCCTTCCTTTTATTTCATCATTTGGAAGTGGTACAACAGTTATTGTAGATTCTGCAACAAAATCAACTGCAGTTCTCTGAATTGCTGTTGAAATTATCTCTTGTGCTTTCATTTTTTCAATTTCTTTTAATTTATCTTCATATTCTTTTATTTTCTTACTTAAATCTAAACTTAACTCTTTTTCCAATTTTTCCATAAGCTCTTTTTTTGCTTCTTCTTCAGTTAAATTTGCAATACGAAGAAGTTCTTGTTTATGTTTTTCATATTGTCTCGCAAGTGCTTCTCTCATTTTTCTTATCTCTTCCTCTTTTTGGACAATTGTTTTTTCTCTTCTATCAATTGATTCAAGTTTCTTTTCAAGCATTTCCTCTCTTTGTATAAGTTTTGCTTCAAGTTTCTGAATCTCTTGTTTTCTTAATTTAAGATCCTTTTCTGTCTCATTTCTTATTCTTACTGCTTCTTCTCTTGCCTTTGATATTATCTCTTTTGATCTTGATTCTGCTTCTTGAACAGCCATCTCTTTAATTCTTTGCGCCTCTTTTTCTGCACCACCAATTTTACTTTCTGCAACAAATCTTCTTATATAAAAACCAACTAACCCTCCTAAGAGAAAAACAACTATTATTAAAATTTCATATGCTATCAATGATAAATTCATATCTAATCCTCCTTTTCTTTAAGAACTTCTAAAATTAAAGATTCTTTGAAACCTTTGTTTATTAGGTATCTGACCTTTTTTTCAAACTCGGCCTTTCTTTTTGAAAATTTTTTAATGTTTTCTTTTTCGAGTTTATGATCTAAATATTTTTTTATTCCATCTTTTACAAAATTTTTATCTAAACCCAACTCTATTAAATATTTATATATTTTTAATTCTCCCCAACCTCTTCTCTGTAAATAATTAATTTTTCTCTCAATAAGAGAAAAATCATCTATGATATTTTTTTGAATAAGATATTCAATTACCTCATCAATTTCTTCTTTTTTATATCCATTCTTAATTAATTTCATCTTTAACTCTATTTTAAAATAATCTCTATTCCCTAAAAGTTTAAGGGAATAGTTTAATAAATCTATATTCAATTTTATTTATTTTCTTTAACTTCTTCTTTCTCAGGAAAAACTTTTTTTCTTACCTCTTTTTCTATCTCTTTTAATAGGTCTGGATTTTTTTCAAAAAATTCTAAAACATTCTTTCTTCCCTGAGATATTCTTTCTCCTTTATATGAATACCAAGTTCCACTCTTTTCAATTATTCCAAGTTCAACTGCAGCGTCAAAAATACATCCAGATTTCAAAACTCCTTTTCCATATATTATATCAAAAAATGCCTCTTTATAAGGTGGAGCAATTTTATTTTTAACAACTTTTGCTTTAACTGAAGTTCCGATTATAGTCTCACCTTCTTTTATAGAGTCTCCTTTTCTTATTTCAATTCTTATAGTTGAATAAAATTTTAGTGCTCTTCCACCTGGAGTTACTTCAGGATTACCAAACATAACTCCAAGTTTTTCTCTAACTTGGTTTACAAATATTGCAACAGTTTTTGATTTTGATATTGCAGTGTTTAATCTTCTTAAAGTTTGTGACATAAGTCTTGCTTGAAGTGCCATAAATTGGTCACCAATCTCTCCTTCAAGTTCAGTTTTTGGAACAAGAGCTGCAACTGAATCAATAACAAGAATATCTATTGCGCCACTTCTTGCTAATGTTTCAGCAATCTCTAAAGCTTGTTCAGCATAATCAGGTTGAGAAATATATAATTTTGCTAAATCAACACCAATTGCCTCAGCATAAGAGGGGTCAAGAGCGTGTTCTGCATCAATATAAACTGCATAACCACCTTGCCTTTGAACTTCAGCAACTGCCTCAAGCGCAACAGTAGATTTACCACTTCCTTCTTGTCCAAAAATTTCAATAATTCTTCCTCTTGGATATCCTCCAGCGCCAAGTGCAATATCAAGTGTTAATATTCCTGAAGATATAACTTCAGTATCAAGGAGCTCCCTTTTTTCTCCGAGTTTCATTATGGAGCCCTTGCCAAATCTTTTTTCTATATCAGAAATTGTTATATTTAGCATCTTCTCTTTTTCATCAGCCATTATATAAAACCTCCTATAATTCTTTTCTCATTTTCTTTTCATTTTACCAGATTTTAAAAAAATAAAAAGATAGAGGATTTTAAAAAAAATTAAATTTTGTTATAATGATAAAAACTTAAAATAGAAATTTATTTTGGAGGTTTTTAATGAGAAAAAAAATAAAATTACTTATTTTAGTAATTTTAATTCAAATCATAATTTTTGGTTCCCCAATAATTTTAAATTATAAACCAGTTTTTGCTTCTGATTTTGGAATTTCAATATCACCTTCAGTCTCATTAACTGCAAGAGTTAACACAAATGCAATTTTTAGATTTAGAATAACAAACAATTGTCAAAATAGTAATATTTATAATGTATTTCTTCAAAGCAGTCTACCACAAGGATGGAGCGTAGGTTTCTACAATGATCAAAACGGAACAAGCCCACTTATTGATACTAACAGTGATGGAATACCAGATACAGGAACAGTTAACAGTGGAGTTATCAAAGATTTTTATGTTTTAATTAAACCTTCAAGTGCAATTTGTAACAATGTAACACAAAATTTTACTATTAGAGTTCAAGGAACAACTTCTAATTGTGAAAATCCTTCAACAAATTATATAGATTCAATTCTTTCTGTAACCTCAATTAATGGTGGAAATTTAGTAATATCTAAAGAGGCAAATCCAAAAGAGGGTAAAGTTGGTGACACAATTACATGGACAATAAAAATTAAAAATATAGGACAAGACCCAATAGGAAATGTTAATGTAGTTGATACAATTGGTTCTGGAATATCAAATCCAGGAAATTTTAACTTCAATCCAAATCCTTCATCTGGATCTTTTCCAAATTGGGTATATAATGAAATTCCAGCAGGAGCTGAATATACTGTTTCTTTTACAACAGTTATATCTGGTTGCTCTAATGCACATAATGAAATTGATGTATGGTGGGGTTTAAATTCAAATAATAAATGTCAAACACAACATGCTCTTCAATCTGTTAAAATAATTCCAACAGTGCCTAATATTCAATATACACCACCTAACATTGTAGTACCATATTGTGGTTCAACAAATGTTTCAATACCAATAACAAATAATGGAGATGGAGTTGCAAAAAGCTTCAAATTAAAAGTTGAAACTATACCTTCTGGTTATCAAATTTCAAATTTAGGAACTGGTTGGAGTTATAACTCACAAACTAAAGAGTTTGTTTACTCTGGAGGAAACCCACCTGGAACAATTAATCCAAACCAAACGGTTAATCTTACTTTTACAGTGTCTATGCCATATGGAGCATGTTCTCTTCCATCAACAACTTTAAAATTTTTCTCAGAGTACCTTGATCCATGTGACAATCTTTTCATAAATCCATCTCAACTTGGTTCAATTTCAGTTTCTGGAACTGGTGCTTATTTTACTATAAATAAAACAGGTCCAGATCCAGTAGATACAGGTG encodes the following:
- the rny gene encoding ribonuclease Y — encoded protein: MNLSLIAYEILIIVVFLLGGLVGFYIRRFVAESKIGGAEKEAQRIKEMAVQEAESRSKEIISKAREEAVRIRNETEKDLKLRKQEIQKLEAKLIQREEMLEKKLESIDRREKTIVQKEEEIRKMREALARQYEKHKQELLRIANLTEEEAKKELMEKLEKELSLDLSKKIKEYEDKLKEIEKMKAQEIISTAIQRTAVDFVAESTITVVPLPNDEIKGRIIGREGRNIRTFESLTETELIIDDTPEAVVISSFDPIRREIARLTLEKLILDGRIHPSRIEELYEKARQEMEEKIMEEGEKALLELNIVDMNKDLVKLIGKLKFRTSFGQNVLKHSLEVAYLAGIIAGELQMDIQKAKRAGLLHDIGKALDKEVEGPHAQIGAELLRKYGEDEEIIHAIQAHHYDVPLEKPLDFIIQAADAISASRPGVRNESIEQYIKRIEELERIATSFEGVEKAYALQAGREVRVFVKPDSIDDSLLPKLAYDIAKKIENEVVYPGQIKVLVVRESKALGYAK
- a CDS encoding RecX family transcriptional regulator yields the protein MKLIKNGYKKEEIDEVIEYLIQKNIIDDFSLIERKINYLQRRGWGELKIYKYLIELGLDKNFVKDGIKKYLDHKLEKENIKKFSKRKAEFEKKVRYLINKGFKESLILEVLKEKED
- the recA gene encoding recombinase RecA, whose amino-acid sequence is MMADEKEKMLNITISDIEKRFGKGSIMKLGEKRELLDTEVISSGILTLDIALGAGGYPRGRIIEIFGQEGSGKSTVALEAVAEVQRQGGYAVYIDAEHALDPSYAEAIGVDLAKLYISQPDYAEQALEIAETLARSGAIDILVIDSVAALVPKTELEGEIGDQFMALQARLMSQTLRRLNTAISKSKTVAIFVNQVREKLGVMFGNPEVTPGGRALKFYSTIRIEIRKGDSIKEGETIIGTSVKAKVVKNKIAPPYKEAFFDIIYGKGVLKSGCIFDAAVELGIIEKSGTWYSYKGERISQGRKNVLEFFEKNPDLLKEIEKEVRKKVFPEKEEVKENK